A stretch of Acropora palmata chromosome 9, jaAcrPala1.3, whole genome shotgun sequence DNA encodes these proteins:
- the LOC141892404 gene encoding arylsulfatase B-like isoform X1, with protein sequence MSLNFLNIFVVPFALLACGISGAPLNILLVVIDDFGWSDVGFHGTKIATPNMDKLASEGVILDNYYVQPICTPTRSALLSGRYPIHTGLQRGVIHPEEPYGLPLNFTILPQKLKEAGYSTHMVGKWHLGFFEWPYTPTYRGYDSFYGFYSGAEDHFQHDRMGVVDLHDNKEPVRDMGGVYSARLFAKQAQHVILSHNASKPLFLYLPFQNVHGPTQAPQEYVDKYQFIDDHERRHYAAMVDIVDEAIGNVTETMKQAGLWDSTLLIVSTDNGGIPSRGGYNWPLRGHKASLWEGGVRGVGFVHGKMLQKTGIKCKELLHVTDWYPTLLYLAGIKEDSSVPPLDGFNIWHSTSEGAPSPREEILHNIDDSGVAIRSGDMKLLMNVDNLTWYKPPELSQGFDEQVDEKFGSKVTVALFNITADPNEYRDLTMKLPEEVKKLQDRVKYYMKGVVPPGKKPADRKALQMARKKGYWGPWKS encoded by the exons ATGAGTTTAAATTTCCTGAATATTTTCGTCGTACCGTTTGCTTTGCTTGCTTGCGGAATTAGTGGTGCCCCTTTAAACATTTTGCTTGTCGTCATTGATGATTTTGGATGGAGCGATGTAGGATTTCATGGTACAAAAATAGCAACACCGAACATGGATAAACTTGCATCCGAAGGGGTCATCTTGGATAACTATTATGTGCAACCGATTTGTACACCGACAAGAAGTGCTCTCCTTTCGGGAAGATACCCAATACACACAG GCTTACAGCGTGGGGTGATACACCCTGAAGAGCCTTATGGGCTGCCTCTTAACTTTACTATTTTGCCACAAAAACTCAAGGAAGCAG GATATTCCACACACATGGTTGGAAAGTGGCACCTTGGTTTCTTCGAATGGCCGTACACACCCACATATCGAGGCTATGATTCATTTTATGGCTTTTATTCTGGTGCTGAAGATCATTTCCAGCACGATAGAATGGGTGTTGTCGATCTTCATGATAACAAAGAACCTGTCAGAGATATGGGAGGCGTATATTCTGCCAGGCTTTTCGCTAAG CAAGCGCAGCATGTAATACTATCCCATAATGCCTCAAAACCCCTGTTTTTGTACCTACCTTTTCAAAACGTTCATGGCCCAACACAGGCACCCCAGGAGTACGTGGACAAATACCAGTTTATTGATGATCATGAGCGACGACACTATGCTGCAATGGTGGATATTGTTGACGAAGCAATAGGGAATGTTACTGAAACAATGAAGCAGGCTGG tttatgGGACAGCACTCTACTTATTGTATCTACTGATAATGGTGGCATTCCGTCACGAGGTGGCTACAACTGGCCACTCCGTGGTCACAAGGCCAGCCTTTGGGAGGGAGGGGTCAGAGGTGTTGGCTTTGTTCACGGGAAAATGCTACAAAAGACTGGAATAAAGTGCAAAGAGCTTTTACACGTGACTGATTGGTATCCAACCCTCCTCTACTTAGCAG GTATCAAGGAGGATTCGTCCGTTCCTCCGTTGGATGGTTTCAACATTTGGCACAGTACATCAGAAGGTGCACCGTCACCCAGGGAGGAGATTCTTCACAACATCGATGACTCAGGTGTAGCAATTCGTTCGGGTGACATGAAGTTGTTGATGAATGTTGATAATCTCACGTGGTACAAGCCACCAGAGCTATCCCAAGGATTCGATGAACAAGTTGATGAG AAATTTGGTAGCAAAGTAACTGTTGCCCTCTTTAATATTACCGCGGATCCAAACGAATACAGAGATCTTACAATGAAACTACCAGAGGAGGTAAAGAAGCTGCAGGATAGAGTGAAATATTACATGAAGGGGGTTGTGCCACCAGGAAAAAAACCAGCTGACCGAAAGGCTCTACAGATGGCGCGCAAGAAGGGTTACTGGGGACCGTGGAAGAgctaa
- the LOC141892404 gene encoding arylsulfatase B-like isoform X2 has protein sequence MSLNFLNIFVVPFALLACGISGAPLNILLVVIDDFGWSDVGFHGTKIATPNMDKLASEGVILDNYYVQPICTPTRSALLSGRYPIHTGLQRGVIHPEEPYGLPLNFTILPQKLKEAGYSTHMVGKWHLGFFEWPYTPTYRGYDSFYGFYSGAEDHFQHDRMGVVDLHDNKEPVRDMGGVYSARLFAKQAQHVILSHNASKPLFLYLPFQNVHGPTQAPQEYVDKYQFIDDHERRHYAAMVDIVDEAIGNVTETMKQAGLWDSTLLIVSTDNGGIPSRGGYNWPLRGHKASLWEGGVRGVGFVHGKMLQKTGIKCKELLHVTDWYPTLLYLAGIKEDSSVPPLDGFNIWHSTSEGAPSPREEILHNIDDSGVAIRSGDMKLLMNVDNLTWYKPPELSQGFDEQVDEVLFLLYDAS, from the exons ATGAGTTTAAATTTCCTGAATATTTTCGTCGTACCGTTTGCTTTGCTTGCTTGCGGAATTAGTGGTGCCCCTTTAAACATTTTGCTTGTCGTCATTGATGATTTTGGATGGAGCGATGTAGGATTTCATGGTACAAAAATAGCAACACCGAACATGGATAAACTTGCATCCGAAGGGGTCATCTTGGATAACTATTATGTGCAACCGATTTGTACACCGACAAGAAGTGCTCTCCTTTCGGGAAGATACCCAATACACACAG GCTTACAGCGTGGGGTGATACACCCTGAAGAGCCTTATGGGCTGCCTCTTAACTTTACTATTTTGCCACAAAAACTCAAGGAAGCAG GATATTCCACACACATGGTTGGAAAGTGGCACCTTGGTTTCTTCGAATGGCCGTACACACCCACATATCGAGGCTATGATTCATTTTATGGCTTTTATTCTGGTGCTGAAGATCATTTCCAGCACGATAGAATGGGTGTTGTCGATCTTCATGATAACAAAGAACCTGTCAGAGATATGGGAGGCGTATATTCTGCCAGGCTTTTCGCTAAG CAAGCGCAGCATGTAATACTATCCCATAATGCCTCAAAACCCCTGTTTTTGTACCTACCTTTTCAAAACGTTCATGGCCCAACACAGGCACCCCAGGAGTACGTGGACAAATACCAGTTTATTGATGATCATGAGCGACGACACTATGCTGCAATGGTGGATATTGTTGACGAAGCAATAGGGAATGTTACTGAAACAATGAAGCAGGCTGG tttatgGGACAGCACTCTACTTATTGTATCTACTGATAATGGTGGCATTCCGTCACGAGGTGGCTACAACTGGCCACTCCGTGGTCACAAGGCCAGCCTTTGGGAGGGAGGGGTCAGAGGTGTTGGCTTTGTTCACGGGAAAATGCTACAAAAGACTGGAATAAAGTGCAAAGAGCTTTTACACGTGACTGATTGGTATCCAACCCTCCTCTACTTAGCAG GTATCAAGGAGGATTCGTCCGTTCCTCCGTTGGATGGTTTCAACATTTGGCACAGTACATCAGAAGGTGCACCGTCACCCAGGGAGGAGATTCTTCACAACATCGATGACTCAGGTGTAGCAATTCGTTCGGGTGACATGAAGTTGTTGATGAATGTTGATAATCTCACGTGGTACAAGCCACCAGAGCTATCCCAAGGATTCGATGAACAAGTTGATGAG GTTTTATTCCTACTTTATGATGCCAGCTAA